The sequence gTTATATATTTAATTCCCATTATATGGTTCAGTTAGACCTGGGAACTTCCTAATTTTACCATTGTAACCTAAAATGACatagcaaaatagatgaacggtgtgtataaaaccaATACATAACGGTGGCCCACAAAGGCACTATCCGTCCTCCGTGTCCTTCATTGACCCATACGACCACCGCGACGGACGAGGAtttccggacgcggattagatgtgttacaaggtcagtagccaaatggctactgaagtgacgtcaccaagctatgtggaccccaccatgatgcatatgttgaatccatgccgtccattaatttggagagattgttttatgacatgagaaaaagaatgagatagatctaaagttcaagtggaccccaccataacaaACAGTGggtatagtgacatccaccgttcaaaacttcttaggggccacagaagtttccgatcaagatgatatttttgttttcacctcatctatctctatgttaacttatgaataggttggatcagaaaaatacatcatggggggccctataaatgtttcaacagtgagtgtgactgctcccatgttttttctgtggtgggttcactttaactttagatctatctacttctttttctcatgccataaaatgatctctccaaatggttggatggaatggatacaacacacgcatcatggttgggtccacagagcttggtgagcGATTTGGCTACAggtcagtatctaatccatgAAAAAATTAGCAGTGTGGACTCTTCCCTtgtatgtcttttttttttttttcgacgcTCGaaagtttatgtttatgttacGAAAGTAGATTTTTAAGGTACGAAAGGATAGTTTTGAACAAAAATACCCCTGATTTTTAGGGTAAAGATGGTTTTGGACAAAAATACCTCTGATTTTTAGGGTAAAGTAGCTGAAaaaagtaggggtattttcatctttaTAGGTTCGTCAGTACGGTAGAAGTTTAGTTTGGTAAGGTAAGTTTTAATAGGGTGGAATGAAAAAAGGCGAGTGCTACGTCGGGTCTATAGTAATAAATTACCTCTTAATCTGACGTCCAGGATTTCCGGCCAAAGCCTATGTGATACTAAAACGTATGGATGACATGAAAACATCACCATCCAACCAAGGAacgtttcaacggtagtaatttctATACCCAACTCTTCCTTCTTGGATCTGCTCACTTTTTCCCTAAACTTAACGGATGaagagtggatttcccaaaaatatTACGGTtggtccacttaagtttccagcgcaggagcTTCATACAAAAGCCTTTGGCAGTAAATctgcatccagccgtccatcaattttgactgATCAACGGCACAAGTCTAAAAAGTAGCAGATCCtgagtgcaccacaccacatgaaagcaaTGGTGATAgtgacaccaccgttgaaaccttactagggtccactatgatatttattttccatccaacctattcatgaggtcacatagacctggatgaagggacaacataaatattcagcttgatccaaaacttatgtggccccagaAGGTTTTCAGccataggcgttcaatccccactttttcctgtggtatggtccacttgaactttcaatccgtctcattttttgtccattcacctaaaatgatttttcaaaattaatagacagcgtggataaaccacattcatcatggtgggccctacaaatccaGGACCTCAGCTTTTAGGGTTGCAACTGGGCCGGGTTGGAGTGGGCGAATTCAAGCCCAGTTGGTTTTGATATGAGATAGAGATGACCCACGGCCCATGGTTCGGACGTAGGCCTGAGTCTGGGCCCATTAATTAATTGGGTGGTGTCGATCTGAATAGATTAAGGGCCCCACAGGCTACAGACCTGAGATTTGTCTGGTGGGCCATGGTTGGCCTGAGGTCGATCTCTGAGGTAATAGTATGGGCTGGGCTAGGAATCAGTTCGATCATGGACTGGACCCGGGATGCACCCATTTCCAGCCTTGGTGTTGTATCAGGGCTTATTTCCATTTCCACCTAGctcatcttgaccgtccatctcTAAGATCACAGCGATTGATggttttcaaatggatggacagcaacTGAAGGAAATGGTCTTGgtccataaaaaagaaaaaaaaacatggatgatgAGAATCCGTTGACATCGGTTTTGCtagtatgtcctaaaatgagctcccaaaatggatggacggtgtagatttatcacaaaaatTACTGTAGGCCCCACGTAGCATCCCaacgtaggaacttcctgcaaaaagGCTTTCCCAGGATCCAATTTTGGCAAGTGAATGGCTGATGGAGTAAAATCTACTTCATTGAACAATCCATACCATCCGATCAGAGAGATCTAGTTTCCTTTGGACCGTCCGTTTCCAAGCTAATTATTCATTGGCAAAGATTGTCCATCGTCGAGTGCAAGCCTCATCATTTTGGAAAGTGGGACCTATGGTTTggaaatccaaaccgttggttGTTGATCCCCACCGTGGATAAACATTTCTAGAAACATCTGACATAATGGAAGATATCAGCGACTAAAATAGAGtcatttcagttgaatgtggaccgtccgTTGGgtgaacaataaaaataaaaggactaataaaataaaattaattacatGAAAGACGTCTTAAAAtaaatccaacggtctggattaccggtCCATGGCCCACACTTTATATAACTGAAAACGCGTGTATACTGCTGTATAAACTTAGCGCGACGCATTGTATAATTACTCTATTCACCGACATTTAAGTAGTAGTGGCACAACCGTAATTCCtttttgaaaattggttactTTCCATCGCGACGAAAACGGAAATAACTACTTCGCGGAGCATGCTCTGCTTCCTTCCTTTTCCCTCCAAAACTCTCTGTACCGAAGAACTTTCTGGAAGATTCCAAACCTAAAAGGACTCCTACCTCTTGCAAAATCTCATTAAGTCCCCAAATATTTCTGGGTCTTCTCTGGTTTTCCCAATCCCTTCCCAAAAACCGTGTTTGGGTGTCTTTCCTTTTCCAAAACCTCATCCAAAACACCAAAGAtgtctgggttttctttgttttttcccaaTTCCCACTCAGAAATCTCTTCTGGGTCTCTCTCCTTTTGAAATAATCTCTTCTAAAACTACAAAACGTTTCGAGGGTTTTGATAGTTTTTGAGAATCTCTGCTGCATTTTGCTTGAGATGTCTTCTTCAAATAAGAAAACGTCCGATACGCTTTTCTGGGCTCGTCGAACCCTCTTGGAGATGATCAATGATAGGGGTTATGTTGTTTCCAATGCAGAGATTGGGATGACGAAAGAAGAGTTCGTCGAGAAGTTCGGAGAGAATGTCAAGAGGGGAGACCTTAATTTCAGCCGGGCCAAGCGGAACAATCCGACGGATGAGGTTACAAGTCTTTTCTTGCATTCGCTATTCTAGTCTAGTGTATCTGAACTTGGTTATTTTCTATTTGCAGTTCACAAccctgttcttttttcttttcttttttttttcttttcttttttttaaatttttttattttattttatttttaatacgtGTACCCCTTCATGGGTGCATTGGAATCATTCTCATGCTTTTTGGAAGAGACGAGAAGGGGTGTGTTTATTGAATACTATGGgtataaatatcagcttagattttattttttttctttttcaattatgTGTTTCTATTGGAAGATGATAATAGTTTCTTAAGCTTGTTTAGGAGctctatggtttttttttttttgatgaattttgaaaaatataatgCCTGGCCTTAACTAGCAGTGTTTTAAATTGGGGGCGTTATTGTGTataggtgatccagaccattgatgtgGCTGGCCTTGCCTTAGATTGGTGATGCTGAAAACAAAAACCCAAATTTGGCTATACCTTACCAGCCATCTGATTGTTGGCttctaaatggacagttaaaaagaaAATATGGCTATTGATCCACAGAATAGGAAACATAGTTCTACGACTTGGTGATTCAAATCGAAACTCAGCCACTAACTCGAAAAGGTTTCGAGCTGAGCCTTCAGGATTCTTGCTCATTTGACTGATTTAGTCAATATTAGTGGGACCTGTTGAGTCGACTTGCTCACTTGAAACAGCTTGCAGAGATTCGAATGAGTCACTTTGTTTGTTATGTTGATAAAGAGGGAGCTGAACCCTAGAGCTCCATCATATAACAAAACACCCTGCTCAATACACCATTGACAGCTTATTTCACATTTCTATTTACTCTAATCACTCAAAActattttatgtatatttttttattgaagttttttaattataaaatacTGAGGAAAGTTAGTGAAAACATGGTTGAGTATTAGAGTCGATCAGACCCAGTTGGGTCCAGTTTTTGACCTATGATGGGAACAAGTCCACTTAATTTGATGGCTGGGATTGTTTGTAGATTTTTGTGCATTGCCCATCCACAGTGGGGATAGTCGGGTGAACAATTTGAACTATATGCAAAATGTTGTCTTGAATTGACCTTAAGTAGTTGTGGCAGAGCATTGTATATGACCTATTTTCATTCATATTGAGTGTGAAATTGGTGCTGGCCTTAAGCAGGCTTGTTTTGTCCAAGATTTATAACTCGAGATTTGACTTGGATATCAGATCTTTAACTCTACATTGAGTGCTACAGCCTGCTACATTGTTATGGACAAATGGGACTGATACATAGCACCAATTTCTAATGCTACATTATCATGCTACAGTAATGTGCTACAATAACCTAATGCTACAACAACCTAAACTTGGTTAGTAAGTTTCCTTTATTAGGTGTCTTAGTTGGTTTCATCTGTTAGACAAGTTGTTAAAGTCTTACTTCTAGtctatttatgtttttttattaGTAGTCGCTTGTGATTAAGATTGGTTGTGATCTTTTGTTAGAACCAATAGGAATTAGTTTGAACTTAAGTATGATTGTTATGTACTTAGGCATATAAAAGGACATGCAGTCCATTAAGTAAATGGAGTTTAAGCTCTGCATCGAAGAGAATTGGTTTGTATGGAGATCGGCAAATTTAGTGTGTCCTTCATGATTTGAGTTTGACAATTCTACCAATGGTGATTTAATTGAGCAATGTTGAACACAATGCTTTGATAGTTCGTGATCATGTTCAAATCCAAAGGAAGTGATGAGGTTGAAGATACCACCAAGTGAGACATATAGCACTGTTGGTGGGTAACTATAAATCCCTACTGTTATACTTCGAAACTGGTGATGTCAAAGAGCATTTGTTGAAGAATCACCGCCAACATCATTAGTCTTAGGCATTTACACAAAATTGTTTTTTGACCAAAAGCTCACAACTTTTAGCTGTTTTACTTACTAATATGTGCTGTGTTGAGAGCCTGATGGGCTGTTGGGACtaggccaagcttggcccacGGGCTTTAAAAACTTTGGTTGAACCTGTTGGGTTAGGTGGGTTACCCCGTCCATTGCCACCCTTAATTTTCTAGAAGAACTGATATTCAAGCAAAAAATAGTGATGATTCATTGTGACAGTCAGAGCGAATTGCACTTGGCTAAGAATCTGTTATTTCATGCTAGGACCAAGCACATTGATGTTCAATGTCACTTTCTTCATGACGTAGTGGAAGTAGACATATCTTATTGCAGAAGATTTACACTAGCAACAATGTTGGGAATATGTTGGCGAAGCCTATTGTAAGGGAGGAGTTTGTTTGGTGCAGGACTCTTGGGCTTGTTACCTAGTATTTGGTGACGTTTGGGCAGGTAAGTGTTTTTTGCACTATTAGAGAAATAGTATTCAAATGGGAGAATGTTATTGAAGCATAGTCTTCAAGTGGAAGACGTCTCCTAATGGGAGATGTCCCTCTCCTTTTGAAGTGTGTATGTACATACATATATACTTACATGTGATGCCTAGTTCCTCTTAAGCTTTTTGCAATTCCTCTCTATGGATATGTTATCCATATAAGGAGAGCATGTGTAGAGAGTGGGTATTCATTCTTCTTGCCTTGGCGAGAGAGTTATTGTATAGAGGAAGAATGGGAGAGAGGTAAATATTGTATTTCAAATTTATCTTGTTTTAGTGAAGAAGAATACTTCGTCTTGCTAACACGTGGACATAGGCATATTTTCAAACCACGTATGTCTCTATGCTTGTTGTCTCTTGTTTTTAGTTTGGCCCTTTGGTTTTTTGTTTGGCTCTTATCTTTTGTGTTTTGCTTTGCCTGCATCGATTATGTGCTGGTGTTTTTCGACAACATAATTAGCACTTGATCTGGGACCGTGATAGTGTGTGAAAGGAGTTAACATTGAATGTGGTGGATTGTTGATGTTCAACACTAAGTTGGATGGGCCAATGTTGCATTTGTTTTTTTGAAATTGTAGGCCAATATTATAAGTTGCACAAATCCACATCATTCTTGGAAATTATTCATTTGGTTTGAGTTTATTTCCttaaaaaatttcatcattttgaaTATTAGCATCTAATGGAACTAGATTAGTCAGCTTAGGgtgttctatatatatatagtgttccCCAAGTTATAGAAAAATACAGACATTCTAGCTGAATAGATGCTTATTTGTTTTCTTGTGCATCTGGGTAGGAGTGGAAGATAGGAAGCACATTTGGAAGGATATGGTTTTTCTGCCTTTCTTACCTCATTGATACTTTTCAGGTAATACCTGAAAGGAAATGGATATTGAtatggcctgaaaatcatcctacTGGCTCTATCTTCCAAGGACATCCGAACATACTCTTAGTTATGAGTTCAAATGGTTCTTAAGCAACCTTTTACATAAGAATAGTGTTCGATCTTGGATTGTGTTAGGGTTACATGCATTTATGTGGGTTTCGGAGAGGAAAATCCTGTGAGGAGGAAATACAGTCGTTCTCTTATCCTTTGTGTGTGAAAGAATATTTCCATCAATGTTTTCATATGGTTTGTTTCTTGGTAAAGTTTTAGTGTTTGTAATTGTATGCACTAGGTTTGTGCATTTCATGTTTTCATTCACTGAACAAAAAATATCAACGCAGTGGCCTTTTCTAGCTTTGAAGAATTCTCGTatgaaaaaacataaatattctGGAGATAGGGCCTCATCTTTTGCCTATTTTTCCTTGTCTGCCCCAGGCATTGGAACACATTACGTGGGATATGGCTTTTTCATTCTTTCCCACCAAAATAAAATGCATTGGATATTAATTGAACGTAGAAGCATATTTCAGTATGAACACCCAAAAATACCCTTACATGTTAAGAAAGATAATATCCCACAAAAACGACGATTTGGCTAAACTACTTTGCACTTTGTTGTCTGACGAGAAAAGGTATATTGAGAGAGTATGATTGTAATTGTGGGCAATTTtgtatcatcaacatcatcatcatcatctaagcctatcccaattaattagggttgGTGACATGAATCCTattttgccattccactctatgggccataccttcagttagaccataggtcatcgagTTTTTTCTTACTACccccatccacatccttttgggcctatCACATGCCCTTTTAGagacttcaacttgtaccaactctcTCCTTCTAACCGGCATGGTTCTTGTTTTCCGTTGCATGTGACCAAACCATCTAGGTCTACGTTCTCTCATGATGAGAATCAACTTGTACCAATTCTCTTTATCATGACTTGATGAGAACTTTGCCTATTTTGTTTTTAGAGAATGTGAATGATATCAGAAATTTGCTATTGTGCATATGCTTATGCCAGCTTGTGATACATATAAttccttcttcttattctttttctcttaATTGGAAATGAGATTTCTTTCCAGAGACAAAATTATATGTATGTGATGCTTATAATTTCACTAGATTTGCTCTGTTTCTGCTTTTTGAGTTTTACTTATGCAACCACCAACAACTGAACATGGTTggtttttataaaaagaaagaggaaaacttTTGTAACCTGCTATATTGttcctcttttttctctctttatcctttttttttttcctgttcgcCTTCACAATTTTTTGATATAGAATTTTCTATACAGCTTTCATAGTTTGTTGCAAGTATCAGCATCACTTTCTCCACTGGTGTTTTGCCTGTATGGTTTGGCATATGATTCACCTGAAATTTAAATATTATCATGTTTAGATAACATTGATTTTTAACTTTTGAAACTCTAACGACTACGTTGGAAAGAGAGTAAGAAAGGTAACATATGTTGGGAGGGCAATGCCCGAACAATCTCCCAATAGAAGATCCTACATttccaatctttggcctttctTCGGTTTTGTGAATGGTTGTCTCTGTATAAAAGTATTGGCAGGCCACATGCTGAAGAGTTAAGACTGTGCCATCAAGGAGAGTTCtcgggcatggtccatccaatgtTGGGCCCATAAGGTCAATGGTCTGTATCAGTGGACCATGTTCCTTGCACAAACTGAAAATTTGAGGCTGCTAAATGTGTCCTTGGGACAAGGATCATACAATCAATTCCTTACGATTGATCTCCATAATATTGTCATGAGACTAGGAATCGCTTGGATGTTTGCTCTTCCTGACCGTAGAAATTTCTTGGGCTTTTCTCGGTTTTCTCTTGTGGTATCTTGCAATGGGCTTGCTAATCCCCCTTTTAGACTCCCATCAACCATCCTAATGTTCAGAACTTCAATACTCCAAAAAGAAACTCTCCCACCATGCTTTGGAAATGTTAATATTCCGCATTAACCTTTGATTTGAAGTTGAAAATGAGTTATAGAAACTAAATACTACTTATGATAATAATAGTATTGAGAACAGTTTCAAAACGCTAATCACAGTCTCCACCATGAATGGTCAGGCAGGATCAATAAGTCCCCATGGCCATTGATCCAACAATGGGAAGGCTGTGGACTATATTGTGATTATTTGGGATGAAAATTCTCAATGGGTAAAACTCTCTGTGAGATGTTCTTTCTCTGTTTGGAAATTCAGAAAATGGACTTCTTGGCCCCTAAAATCTTTTTTATGTTAGATTGTGAAACATCATATCATTCGATGCATGCTCAGAGATCTTACACctcgtttttttcttttcttttcgggATCAGATATGTGTCTTCTTTGTAGAGGAAGACAAGCCTGGTAAAAATGTCATTATCTCTTATGGAAAACGTATGGAATCTGCAAAAATCTCTAGAGGAATATTAGTTGTCAGAGAGACGGCAACTCTCTTAGTAAAGAATTTCATCGAGACCAATATGCCAAAGTTTCACATAGAGTTTTTTCTGGTGAGTTCTTCATGCAACTACTGTTTGTGGCAAAATATGAAAAGCACAAAAACACATGCACATACTCACACGTATACATATCTCATTGTGGACATTTGAAcacatgccatgctggcacatgtggtaaacatccaagctgtccatcaggaaCTGCTGCTATTTAGTTTCTTCCCTGGCCCAATAATTAGGCAGGTGCACTTGTTACATGGGCCACCTTGCAGAAACCAAATCGATGACTTTTTAGCCATCTATTTGTTCACTTGATTAGTGGACTCTCCTGATTTTCGGTCTAGAGCATCTACACAGTAGGGACTCACCTGACGTTGGCTAGTTAGATCCCATAAGCATGGGTCGGGATATGCACACATGTGGTATGGTCAAAGATCTGCATGAACTTACATAAGCTGAAGTTCTATTCAATCTGGGGCCATTGttttgtgatccaaaccatttgatgggccccattgtggatcgATCATGCCCTAAGAATCTTCTCCCCAATGGCAAGATACTTACCTCCTGGATGCTGATCtataattggatggttaagaaaaaAGATATGCCAAAAGTCCCAACTTAATTGGAAAGAAGAGCAAATATtgtatggctaggatcttccaatctgggaggtcAATAGTGCATGCTCCGTCCCAGGTGGGCCTGTCAGGTCAATGAACTGTGGACTCACTTGTACCatgaatcagatgggccacaccacagggaacaagttGGGAGGTCCCACCGTGTTGTGTCCATGAAATCATGCCATTCAGATCCTTCATCTAGACCAAATGAAGGGTCAGTATAAAGTCAGGCTGTTTTGAAATTCCAGCGGACCCATGTGTAAATCAAGGGCCGGCTTCTCCTCTCATATTGTTCCTCatgttgtggctcacttgaatgtTGTATCAGACCAAGTTTTGGCACCTGGGGGTAATAtgaggtgatgcatctgatggataGGTTGAATGGCcttcatacatcatgtgggccccacctctgccTGGCACCACAGTAAGCTTATGGTGGTAACGGTACCACTTAAACTTGCCCCTTATATGGATATGTTTCTTGTTGTGAACTATCCACATATTGTTGATTATGAGAACTTCCACCAAAGTTGTTTTTAATCCTAGCATAACTTTCAAGAGCTATGACAAATTTCGTTTCATATATTACTGATTTTTGCATTTAGAATCATCCTTCCTGTATAAATGTCTTTCttaacccaaaaaaagaaaaaaagaaaaagaaaaagaaaaaagaaagaactgGAGATAGTTTCCACCTAATAATTTACCAATCTGAATGTTCttttatatttcattatattaaGAGCCTATTTGGATTCAGAAAAAGTTGTTTCCTGAGAGCAATCCATGGCATGCTGTCAAGGCTAGCTGGTCATGAACATGTTGCTGACTTGTGCAGTCCCTTGCTTGTCAAATACCCTGACATGGACAGGATAGACTGTGGCATATGTGGGGAATTTAAAGATTGGTTGGTGACACATTTACACTTATGCATGTGCACATTTATACATGTGCCATATTTTTTAgtgcttgaagattgatggtggcacatatgCACATGTGAGATGCTTGAACTTGGATGGCCGCAAACGTGGCACATTCGAACATGTCATACAGGTTCATAAATATATGTGATCCTTGAGTACACCGAACCGTAAAGTGTCATTGACAAGTAGGGGTCATTTTGCAGCATGGATTCTGAGGGATTTATGAGGATTTCAGTTTTTTGGGTTGTTTGCTAGCTAGGATTTTGAGGGATTTGGATTTTAATTCCTCCAAAAACCTCAAAAGAGCCCTTTTTTGCATTCCCATTTCAAGGTTGATTTGCAAAATCATCTCAATTGCACAGGTTTTGATATCAATTGTATTTCATAGGATTTTAAATCCAGTCTAATGAACAATCCATAGTTTCATCACCCCACCAAAGACATTCAATCCATGGTCCAATGGTTACATATCCATGACTACTTGTCTAAAAGTGTATTGGCTCCTGTGCACAAGGGGGTTGGCAAACCATAGACCTATACAATTGCTCTGTATACTTGCCGATATGCAACTTTTCCAAAATCCAAACAGACTAAATGTAAATGAATTTTATTTGTGTTAACAATTTATTGGCAACTGCCCCTCCAAGATCCTACATTGCTTGCTTTCACCTTGGGGCGTGCATGTAATAGTTGGGTTGGGACCAATACTGGGTGGGACGATGTTGGCATGAGTGGTGTCAATGTGAGCCTTGACCATGGCTTGTTCCAAGAGTGCAGGTAAAAGAAGTACGGCTGATGTCTATTTGGCAGCTGTCATAAAACTTTTGCCATTGTAGcatttaaaagccaaccccaaattgttggacaaaggctaagatgatggtgAGGGTGAATGTTATTTGCACTTGCAAAATACAAAAATAGGAGATTTTATAAATGCTCTACTTTCgagcctttaaaaataaaaataaaaaaatttgggtTTTGGGGGGAACATAAAATTCAATGAAATGATGCCAATTGCTGATTTTATGACATTGTATGCAGGAGGGAGAACTATTAATCAACATTACAAGGCACTATCTTGTTCCTATGCATGAGGTGCTTACAAATGATGAAATTAAGACTCTGCAGAAGCGTTATAACGTAAAGGCAACACAGGTTTGTTCCCCACTATACAGTCATTCAGAGATATTTGCTTTATCTTTATTGGCTATGCATatatcctctagtaccaagatgCGTTGTTCATTGGCACTACTTGTTGTTTCGAAAGCTCTCAACTGATTAGTCCAAGATGGTGACTGGACCAAGATTTAGAGGTAAAATGTTATGCATCTTTGAAAGGCATCATTGAAGACCAGGCCAAAGAGTGCTCATCAAGGAAAACTTTTGACTATAAATCTATGGGATTTGAGTTTCAGGTAGGTTATTTTCCAACCGGAAAAATATGATGTGGAGCAACATGAAAGAAATTGAAGAATGAGGAAACAAGAGAAGACATTGTTCTAATTTGTTTGATGGAGATCGACGCCTCGGTACAAGATCTCAACATGATGTAGTGTTCTCTCCAATCAGGAGAGAATTTGCATTTTcacattggttatggacaagttaaTGCGGCATTTGCAAGAAGTGATCTGATGGTTTATGTTGTatgcagatgacatagttttgattgaagaGATGGGGGAGggcgtaaacacaaagctagatttgtGGAGGGATGCATTAGAATCTGAAGTTTTTAAAATCAGTTGGACTAAacaaagtatatggagtgcaattttagtaatattAGGAGggaaaatgaggaattagttaagatttctaaccaagaagtttcccaaaatgaccaatttcagtaccttgggtcaataattcatgagagtggagagattaaaAGGGAAGTttcccatagaattcaagttgggtggaagaaCTAGAGatatgcctctggagttttatgtgatcctCATGCACtactcaaattgaaagggaaattttataggatagctagaccagccatgctttatgggacaaaatgttgggcattTAAGGAGTgacatgttcataggatgggtGTAGGCGTGGCAAGATGGAAGGATAAAATGAGAAATGAATATATTCAAGGGAACTCAGGAGTAGTAcctaataagatgagggaaattaGACTTGGATTGTTTGGTCTTTGTGCAATGAAGACCAAGAACCGTGCTGGTTAGAAGTGAGTTGGTACACGTTGAAGGCTTTGAAAGGGCAAGGGGAAAGCCTAAAAGGATttagatggaggtagtaagaaaagacttaatgGCCTATGGTGTAACTGAAGGTATGGCTCctgataaagtggaatggcataacaagattcatatagccaaccccaattaattaggataaggcttggataatgatgattttgtGAATCAAGTTTTAGGGGGTCAAATGACATCCAAATGGCATGCAATTGATATcctatcaaattatcttttcaataGGCCCAACTTGCATGATTTAGACAAGCATTGATAAAGTTATGACCAAATTACCAATAGACCTAAATGCACGATAACAGCCCAAAAAATATACAAGGCAAATAAAAGAACAAGAGGAAACTAAAGTTGGGCTAACAATATACAACAATACACATCAAAGGGGCCCTGA is a genomic window of Magnolia sinica isolate HGM2019 chromosome 15, MsV1, whole genome shotgun sequence containing:
- the LOC131226774 gene encoding DNA-directed RNA polymerases II and IV subunit 5A-like — encoded protein: MSSSNKKTSDTLFWARRTLLEMINDRGYVVSNAEIGMTKEEFVEKFGENVKRGDLNFSRAKRNNPTDEICVFFVEEDKPGKNVIISYGKRMESAKISRGILVVRETATLLVKNFIETNMPKFHIEFFLEGELLINITRHYLVPMHEVLTNDEIKTLQKRYNVKATQLPRIQVKDPIARYYGLKQGQVVKVTRGSETAGRYITYRIAV